A window of Salmo trutta chromosome 31, fSalTru1.1, whole genome shotgun sequence contains these coding sequences:
- the LOC115169510 gene encoding peroxisomal biogenesis factor 19-like has translation MASGSAREDTELDELLDSALDDFEKTNSATLGPAPAAAMAPPSAKGSEEKLPLLEDSQFFEALFEGEMASQAKEEWEKAMTELAQEEPELLQHFHKLSEAAGKVGTDVASQQEFTSCLKDTLSGLAKNADNLQSAGLAGEDLAKTLEGLDLDEGGERGGQDGNILPIMQSIMQNLLSKEVLYPSIKEITDKYPEWLNSNRQSLPLDQFQRYEQQHRVMGEICSQFEKEGDGENSFESILEIMQQLQDLGQPPKELAGESPPGLNFDLESLNLPGASGTGAADQCSIM, from the exons GTGCACTCGATGACTTTGAGAAGACAAACTCGGCCACCTTGGGCCCAGCCCCTGCTGCTGCCATGGCTCCCCCATCAGCCAAGGGCAGTGAGGAGAAA ctccctctacTGGAGGACAGTCAGTTCTTCGAGGCTCTGTTTGAAGGTGAGATGGCCTCTCAGGCAAAGGAAGAGTGGGAGAAAGCCATGACTGAACTTGCACAGGAAGAACCTGAGCTGCTGCAACACTTTCACAAATTGTCAGAGGCAGCAGGGAAAGTTG gTACTGATGTAGCCTCCCAACAAGAATTCACTTCCTGTCTCAAAGATACCCTCAGTGGATTGGCTAAAAATGCAGACAACTTACAG AGTGCAGGATTGGCTGGAGAGGATCTGGCAAAGACTCTGGAAGGGCTGGATTTGGATGAGGGTGGAGAGCGGGGCGGGCAAGATGGAAACATCCTGCCGATCATGCAGTCCATCATGCAGAATCTTCTCTCCAAGGAGGTGCTCTACCCGTCAATCAAAGAAATCACTGACAAG TATCCTGAGTGGCTGAACAGCAATCGTCAGTCCCTCCCCCTAGATCAGTTCCAGCGCTACGAACAGCAGCACAGGGTCATGGGAGAGATCTGCAGCCAGTTTgagaaggagggagatggggagaataGCTTTGAGAGCATTCTGGAAATCATGCAGCAG CTACAAGACCTGGGCCAACCACCCAAAGAGCTGGCTGGTGAATCA CCACCTGGCCTAAACTTTGACCTGGAATCCCTGAATCTCCCAGGAGCCTCTGGGACTGGAGCTGCAGATCAGTGCTCGATCATGTGA